Proteins encoded in a region of the Cytobacillus luteolus genome:
- the purS gene encoding phosphoribosylformylglycinamidine synthase subunit PurS has translation MFKVKVYVTLRESVLDPQGNAVKNSLHSMEYNEVKDVRIGKYMELTIEDNTREIDVIVKEMCERLLANVVIEDYRYEVEEVVAQ, from the coding sequence ATGTTTAAAGTAAAGGTTTATGTAACGTTAAGAGAAAGCGTTTTAGATCCACAAGGAAATGCAGTGAAAAATTCATTACACAGTATGGAATATAACGAAGTGAAAGATGTTCGTATTGGTAAGTACATGGAATTGACAATTGAAGATAACACTCGTGAAATTGATGTAATCGTAAAAGAAATGTGTGAAAGATTACTAGCAAACGTTGTAATAGAAGACTACCGTTATGAGGTTGAGGAGGTTGTCGCACAGTGA